CAACAATTAATATATGAATCGCTATTTAATCATTGCAATAGGAATCATTGTTATCGTCGGAGTATTATATTTCGGCATAACTACTCGTGATACAGATACGGGAAGCCGAGGTGATTTTGATAGATTTGCTTCCGCTTCTCTAACTAGCTACGAAGGAGGTGATGTTTCCCTTGAAGAGTTTCGAGGTACGCCACTTGTCATCAATAGTTGGGCGGTGTGGTGTCCGTTTTGTGTAAAAGAGCTGTCTGATTTTGCAGAACTTCAAAAAGAGTTTGGTGATCAAATTACGGTTATTGCGATTGATCGACAAGAACCGCTTGCAAAAGCAAAAGGATTTACTGATGAGCTGGGTATTACAGATGATATGTTGTTTCTCCTTGACCCGTCGGACTCATTCTACAAATCGATTGGAGGATTCTCTATGCCTGAGACTATATTTGTAAATAGTGCTGGGCAGATTGTAGTACACAAGCGAGGTCCGATGGAATTAGAAGAAATGCGTGAGCATGCAAACAAGATTATTGAATAGAATAAATATGAAATTACTTTTTGTATACAACGCAGATAGTGGCATCCTCTCGTCTCTTAAAGATACCGTCCATAAGGCTGTGTCACCCAACACGTACCAATGTAATCTTTGCAAGGTGACATTCGGGACTACCTCAATGAAAGAGAGTTGGAAATCTTTTGTTGAATCGCTTCCGTATGATGTGGAGTTTTTGCATCGTGACGAATTTCAAGAACAATACCCAGAAAAGAATGACGAACCATTGCCAGCACTTTTTATTATTGAAGACGAATCAATTGAATCAGCGATTTCTGCCGAGACAATCAATAAGGCACATTCGGTTACAGATTTGATTACGACCGTCTCGTCATTTCTAGAAAGAATGAATAAAGATAAAAACATATGATTGAACTTAGTATAGGATTTGCCATAGCATCATTTGTCGCAGGATTACTTACATTTCTTGCGCCATGTACGTTGCCGCTTGTGCCGGCATATCTTGGCTTCATAAGTGGTGTTGACCAAGACGCTCTAAAAAATCCAGAAACTTCTAAAGCAGCTCGACGAAAGATATTTCTTAATGGGCTTGCTTTCATTGCCGGGTTCTCATTGATTTTCATAGCATTTGGTGTCTTGGCAGGGTTTGCCGGCACGGCACTCGCACCATATCGTATCTGGCTTGCGCGCATTGGTGGGGTGCTTGTGATTCTTTTCGGTCTTTTTATGCTGGGCTTTTTTAAACTTCCGTTTTTCCAGAGTGACAAACGAATTCCCATTCCAAAATGGCTAACACTCGGAAAGCCATCAAGCTCTTTCTTTATTGGTGGCACCTTTGCACTCGGTTGGACGCCATGCGTCGGGCCCATTCTCGGATCAATTCTTCTCCTTGCCGGTACTTCTGGCACTGCGCTTCAAGGTGGTCTGATGCTAACAATATTCTCATTCGGTCTTGCTATTCCGTTTCTGATAATCGCGTTTGCATTTTCTAAAGCTACAGCCTACATAGAGCGTATCTCAAAATACCTTAAGTGGGTATCGATTGTCGGGGGTGTGTTCTTAATTCTCCTTGGTTTGCTTCTAGTAACGGATAACTTTGGGCTTACCATTCAGTATGGGTATGAGTTGTTTGACTTTATTAACTATGAAGGTTTGTTAGAGTATTTATAATCATGGTTTACAAGTACAAGATAATTGGCAATGTGAGGAATGTGGTTTGATATATGCAGATAAGGAATGGGCAGAAAAGTGTGAGGCATGGTGCAAGGATCACAAAAGTTGTAATTTAGAGATCATTCAACACGCAGTTTCCGAGAGTAACTGAGTTATAAGTTAGCCCAAACTCAGTTTTTTGTTCTCAAGCACGAGCCTACTTCTCAGATGCATTAGTATCTCCCGTTTCTCCATAATAGTTCCTTCTTGTAGCAAGTATTTTGCGTAATTCCTGATATCAAGTTCGGACACTGATTCTTTTTTCTTCTTAGCTCCAAGTACACCAGTTCTGAATCTGTTATATCGCTTTAGCTCTGCATCAATCCGGTCACGCAAGCCAAGTTCATCAAGATGTATAACATCGAGGATCCGCGACATTTCCTTGATTAAGTCGCTTTCATTTATGTACCGATTTTTGCAGTTGATGTCTCGGCTTTTAGTACACATGTAATAGACATGGCGATTTACTGATCCATCTTTGAGCTTCTTGAACTTCTCATCGGCAGTCACACCTGAGCCGCAGAGTCCGCATCGCATGATCTGTGTGAAGGCGAACTCCTTGCCTTCAGTCCGAGTCACATATCGTTCTTTAAGATTATTCTGTACCGCATCAAACAAGTCTTTAGTTATGATTGGTTCGAGTTTGTTGTCAGGGATCCAGCTGCCGCTTATCTTTTAAATGTTACCGACTAGATAAGACACAAGACAGGGATATTAAGGGGTGTCTCATTTGTCTTATTTACGACCCGACCGAGACCCCTAAATCTGCTATACTCAAAGCATCGAAAGAACCCTTACGGTGCCTCACTGTGGGTGGTTCTAGACCGTAGAAGCCAGCCAATTTGAGCTAGCTCGAGGAGTGTAGCGACCTCGTGCGTTCGAAGCGCGTTGCAG
The DNA window shown above is from Candidatus Niyogibacteria bacterium CG10_big_fil_rev_8_21_14_0_10_46_36 and carries:
- a CDS encoding GTPase, giving the protein MKLLFVYNADSGILSSLKDTVHKAVSPNTYQCNLCKVTFGTTSMKESWKSFVESLPYDVEFLHRDEFQEQYPEKNDEPLPALFIIEDESIESAISAETINKAHSVTDLITTVSSFLERMNKDKNI
- a CDS encoding cytochrome C biogenesis protein, which translates into the protein MIELSIGFAIASFVAGLLTFLAPCTLPLVPAYLGFISGVDQDALKNPETSKAARRKIFLNGLAFIAGFSLIFIAFGVLAGFAGTALAPYRIWLARIGGVLVILFGLFMLGFFKLPFFQSDKRIPIPKWLTLGKPSSSFFIGGTFALGWTPCVGPILGSILLLAGTSGTALQGGLMLTIFSFGLAIPFLIIAFAFSKATAYIERISKYLKWVSIVGGVFLILLGLLLVTDNFGLTIQYGYELFDFINYEGLLEYL